Below is a genomic region from Nitrosopumilus sp. b3.
ACCAGAAAAAGGTGTAGTAAAGGATGCAAAGAAATCAACTAGTATTGAATTGACTGCTGATCCTTTTGTTGCAACTAAAAATGCAGATGTTATAGTTACTGATACATATTCTTCAATTCACAACAGTGATCCAAAAAGAATCAAAAAATTTCTTCCAAAATACCAAGTCAATCCAAAAATAATGCAGTCTGCAAAAACTGATGCGATCTTTTTGCATTGTCTTCCAGCAAAACGAGAACAAGAAGTAACAGCATCTGTAATTGATGGAAATCAATCTGTAATTTGGGATGAGGCAGAAAATCGTTTACATACTCAGAAAGCTTTACTTGCTGCCCTAATTCGCGCTTAACGTATATAAGAGCAGATTCAAACTCGGTTTCTATAGATGGCCTATTCGAAAATATTACGTAGACTTAGAGAGGAAAAGACCAATTACAAAAAACGTGGCACCATGTTGATGGGTAAACGCGATTTTATCACTGTAAATATTACTAATGAAAATACTCAAGTACAAATTCTAAAGCCTGGAATGGAAGGCGATAAAGTGGTTGCATCTGCACACTCTAGATATCTCCTTGAGAAAGGATGGAAGGGGTCTAGAAAAAGTGTACCTGCAGCATATCTTACTGGATATTTGGCAGGCAAGAAAGCACTTGGTCAAGGTGCCAAGGATGCAATTCTTTACACTGGCACAAGACGTTATACACAAAGAATGGCAGCAGCCCTCAAAGGAGTAATTGACGCTGGAGTAGAGGTACCAGCAAACGAAGAGACATTCCCACCAGAGGATAGAATCAATGGTGAACATCTTACAGTAAAAAATGAAGTATCAAAAATGAAATCTACAATCGACAGTGAGGTCAAATAGAAATGAGCCAAACTGCACAATCTAAAGGCAAACCAGGTCAAAGAGGACGAGGCCCACCAGTTTATGGTAGTGGTCCACCAGGTGGAGCCAAAGGAGGAGATCGTCCAAGAAGACCAAGAAGAGAGCCAGAAGAGGAAGTCTGGATTCCAAAAACAATCTTAGGTCAAAAAGTTGCATCAGGGGAAATTTCATCTTTAGAAGAAATTATAGAATCGGGATTAAGAATTCAAGAATCAGGAATCATCAAGAAACTATTGCCTGACTTGAAAAGTGAAGTTGTAGATGTTGGTATCATTCAAAAAATGACTTCAAACGGACAGTCGACTAGATTCAAAGCAATTGTTGCTGCTGGAAATGAAAACGGTTACTTGGGAATTGGCCAAGGTAAATCAAAACAGATGAGAATTGCAATTGAAAAGGCAACCAGTCAAGCTTTCCTTAATGTTAACCCAATCAAACTAGGATGTGGCAGTTGGGAATGCAGATGTGATCAAAAACATTCAGTCCCATTCAAGGTAAAGGGAAAAGGTGGAAGTGTTACAATTGAAATTATTCCTGCACCTAGAGGATTAGGACTTGTTGCAGGTGGTAAAATTAAACGATTATTGGAATTAGCTGGTCTCAAAGATGCATGGACTACTGCAAAGGGCTCCACACCTACGATGAACTCTACTTCTAAAGCAATTCTGGACTGTCTAAGACAGACATTTAGTCAAGGTTGATAGAAAATGGCAAATGCATATCTTGTTGTTAGAATTAAAGGCCAAGCCGATTGCCCCTACTGGGCAACACATACTATGACTTTGCTAAAATTAGATAAAAAATACCGTGCAACAATTTTGCCTGCCAAAGAAAACACTCTAGGTATGCTAAGAAAAGTACAGCACTATGTTTCCTGGATTGAACTAGATGCATCATTGGCAAAAGAACTAATTGATAAAAAAGCAAGAAAAGGTGGTTATCAAAAAATTACTCCTGAAGATCTCAAAGAACTAGGATTTTCAAGTTCTGATGAATTAGGAACTGCATTGGCAGAAGGAAAAGCTATACTATCTAAATTAAAACCACTAAAACCTTGGTTTGCCTTGGCACCACCAAAACTTGGATTCAAAAAAAGTACAAAGAGACTTTATGGAAACAAGGGAATACTTGGACAAAATAAAGAACTTGACACAATTGTTAGGAGAATGATTTGAGATGGCAACAAGATTGAGAAAAACTAGACGACTCAGAGGCGGAAGACACATGGGATGGGGACAAGTAGGTCAACACCGCGCAAGTGGTCACAAAGGTGGTCTTGGAGTTACCGGTATGCTAAAGCATCATTGGAGTTCTACTTTAAAATATGAGCCAGATCATTATGGTCATGAAGCACCTAAACGCCCTCACCCAAATATTACAAAAACATGGACTAGCATCAGAGATCTTGATGACTTGTTCTTAAAGCTCGGTAAAGAAGAAGGAGGAAAGAAGATCGTAGACCTTACAAGTGCAGGATACGAAAAACTCCTTGGTGGCGGAAAAATAGCAAATGCCTATTCCGTCAAAGTAAAACAATTCACTGCAACTGCAGAAGAAAAGCTAAAAGCTGTTGGGGGAGAGGTGTTAGCAGATAATGGCTGAGGGTACTATCACTAGTATTATTCGAAAAGTAGTTTTCAAAGCAGAACCCTATCTTCCTCAAGTTCCAAAACCAAAAAAGAAAATTCCACTACCAACTAGACTGCTGTGGTGTGGGGTAGCATTACTGATCTACATGGTAATGGGTCAGACTCCATTATTTGGTGCAACAGCTCCACAGTTTGACTTTTTAGCATTTGCTAGAGTAATTTTTGCATCCCAACAAGGAACTCTTGTTGAATTGGGAATTGGACCCATAGTTACAGCTGGACTCTTGATGCAATTGCTGAGGGGTTCGGATATCCTAAAATTTGATTTTAAAAAACCAGAAGAGAGAGGAATCTTTCAGACAGCAACTAAAATTGTAACATACATTGTAATTGTTGCAGAATCAATCGTTTATGCCGCTGCAGTATATGGACCTGGAGTTTCAGAGCCATACTTTTTGTATGTGATGATAGGACAGCTGATGGCCGCATCCATAATCATCATGTTCTTAGATGAATTAATTCAGAAAGGTTGGGGTCTGGGCAGTGGAATCAGTCTTTTCATTATGGCAGGTGTTGCACAACAGATTCTTTGGAGCTTGTTTAGTCCTTTACCTGCGGGCGATGGGGGAACGATTGGTATTATTCCGTATCTTGGCCAATCAATAATGACTGGTGATTTATCAAATGTGTTCTTCCGTTCGAATCAACTTCCGAGTGTCTTTGGTATATTTTTGACGGCAGGAATCTTGTTAATCCTTGTATTTACACAAGGAATGAAGATTGAGATTCCAATTGTATCTACAAAATACAGAGGCTTCTCTGCTGTGTATCCAATCAAATTGATGTATGTATCAAACATTCCAGTAATTTTGGCATCAGCCCTTACGGCAAATGCTGTTTTCATTTTTCAGATGTTGTGGGCAAACATGAACCCGCGGAATAATAATTTCTTCATGAACTTTATTGCGCAGTTTGACCCGACGAGTCCATCTACTCCGATAGGTGGTATCATTTACTATATGACACCTCCAAGAGGCTTGGACGTTGCAGCATTGGATCCAATGCGTGCTGTGGGATATGTGTTGTTTATGGTAGGAATTGTAGTTGTATTTGGAAGACTATGGGTAGAGCTTGGTGGTTTGTCCCCCAAGAGTGCTGCTCAGAACTTACTTGATGCAGATGTGCAAATTCCTGGATTTAGAAGATCAAACAAACCAGTTGAAGCATTGTTGAACAAATACATTCCATCAGTTACAATTATTGGTTCTATGATTTTGGGCCTCCTAGCAGGTGTTTCTGATGTTCTTGGTGTATTTGGTTCTGGAATTGGAATTTTACTTATGGTAGATATTCTCATTAACTATTACACACAGTTAGTAAGAGAACAAGTAGAAGTCGTCATGCCGCGTTTGGGTGCTTTACTTGGAAGGAAATAAGCGAATTATCCTTGTAGGAATTCCAGGTGTAGGAAAAACCACAATTTTAAAAAAAATGGTAGAAATCCTAAAGAAACATAACAAAACTGTCCATGTGGTCAGCTTTGGAACTTTGATGTTTGAAGTTGCAAAAGAAAATGGTATCAAAGATAGAGATGAGCTTAGACATTTACCTGTAAGTAAACAACAACATCTTCAAAAAACATCTGCTGAGAAAATTGCGGCATATGATGAGCAAGTAGTAATAGTCGACACTCATGCATTTATCAATTCACCTGAGGGTTACTATCCAGGATTACCTGAACATGTTTTGAAAATTATTAAACCCACAAACTTTGTTTCAGTTTCAGCAAAACCTGAAGAGATCTACAACCGACGAATGAAAGACGAAACACGAAATCGTGACAAAATCACTCTTCCTAATATAAATAAGGAATTAGATATTCAATCTGCAATGATATCTGCATGTACTGTTCTTACAGGCTCCCCTGTGAAACATATTCTTAATAGAGAAGGAAAGATTGATGAAGCCATAGACAAAATAATTAATGCATTAGGACTGTAAAAAATGGACTTTAACTTTATTCTACTATTTATCGAATCAATTCCCCTGCAGTTTGATATCTTTGGTGGTGAGGCAAGACAAGCACTTGGTAGTGATGATCCAATAATCAAAGGATTAATCCTTTCGATGTTTGCAGTTTCTGGATTTGGAATCTTGTTGAATCTATTCAATGCTGGTGTTAGAAAGAAGATGGTAGACCAAACAAAACTAAAACGAATTATGAAAGAAACACGTGGCTGGCAAAAAGAAAGAATGGCTGCCATGAGAGCAAAAGATACTGCAAAAGCAGCTGAACTTGGAAAAAAATCTGCATACATGAACAAAATGTCTATGGAGATGATGCAGATGAATATGCGTCCGATGATGATTACCTTTGTTCCATTAATTTTGATATTTTATTTTGTACTGCCTCAATTGTTTTCATATACTGTGGCAATATCCCCCATCCCACTAAATGTAATCCCAGGTGATATGTTCCAACTAACATGTACTGCTGAACATGCAGCGATAGAGGGTGATCCTTGTTTTGGTCAAGAAAATTCTTTGTATCTCTGGGCTTGGTATTTCCTTTCATCTATTGCATTTAGTGGCATTATTATGAAACTGACGAAAACCTCGATGGATCTCAGTTGACAAAATCTATAGTAATCTCTGGCCCTCCTGCAGTAGGTAAAACAACTGTTGCCAAAGGATTGGCAGAAGAATTTCAACTAGAATATCTTAGTGGTGGTGATGTTCTAAAAGAGATGGCAATAGAGGAAGGATATCAATCTGATGGAGACGACTGGTGGGATACTGAAGAAGGAATGAGTTTTCTCAATAAACGTGAAAATGATTCAAAATATGATAGAGCACTCGATGAAAAATTAACTTTACTATTCAAGAAAGGTGGTGTGGTGATCACTAGTTACACTTTGCCTTGGTTAATCTCAGACGGAATTAAAATTTGGTTGGAAGGCTCACATGAAAGTAGTACTCAAAGAATGCAAACAAGGGATAACATGAGCCCTCAGCAAGCATATGAAATCACAAAAGAGAGATTTAACAAAAATAAGGCATTGTACAAAAAACTTTATGATTTTGATTTTGGTGAGGATAAATCTGTATTTGACTTGATTATTAATACAGATCATCTATCAGCCCAACAAGTAATTGATGTTGCAAAAGAAACTGTGAGAAAATTACTATGACCCTAAAACAACTTGAAAATCTAATTGAAATTGATCAGGACATCACTGATGATTCTTATGGGACATATTATGACAAACGTTCACTTGAGCAATTGCTAAACTATGGCATCATTCTATTGGATAAACCTCCAGGTCCTACAAGTCATGAAACAGTTGCATGGGCAAAAAGAATTTTAAAACTTCCAAAGATTGGTCACAGTGGAACCCTTGATCCTCAGGTTTCAGGAGTATTACCACTGGGGTTAGGTGAGGCAACAAAAGCATTGGGTGTTTTACTGCTAGGTCCTAAAGAATATGTTGCATTGGGACGTGTACATTCACTTCCATCAAAAGAAAAACTATCTAAGATTAT
It encodes:
- a CDS encoding 30S ribosomal protein S5, whose product is MSQTAQSKGKPGQRGRGPPVYGSGPPGGAKGGDRPRRPRREPEEEVWIPKTILGQKVASGEISSLEEIIESGLRIQESGIIKKLLPDLKSEVVDVGIIQKMTSNGQSTRFKAIVAAGNENGYLGIGQGKSKQMRIAIEKATSQAFLNVNPIKLGCGSWECRCDQKHSVPFKVKGKGGSVTIEIIPAPRGLGLVAGGKIKRLLELAGLKDAWTTAKGSTPTMNSTSKAILDCLRQTFSQG
- a CDS encoding 50S ribosomal protein L30; translation: MANAYLVVRIKGQADCPYWATHTMTLLKLDKKYRATILPAKENTLGMLRKVQHYVSWIELDASLAKELIDKKARKGGYQKITPEDLKELGFSSSDELGTALAEGKAILSKLKPLKPWFALAPPKLGFKKSTKRLYGNKGILGQNKELDTIVRRMI
- a CDS encoding cytidylate kinase family protein; translated protein: MTKSIVISGPPAVGKTTVAKGLAEEFQLEYLSGGDVLKEMAIEEGYQSDGDDWWDTEEGMSFLNKRENDSKYDRALDEKLTLLFKKGGVVITSYTLPWLISDGIKIWLEGSHESSTQRMQTRDNMSPQQAYEITKERFNKNKALYKKLYDFDFGEDKSVFDLIINTDHLSAQQVIDVAKETVRKLL
- the secY gene encoding preprotein translocase subunit SecY, whose protein sequence is MAEGTITSIIRKVVFKAEPYLPQVPKPKKKIPLPTRLLWCGVALLIYMVMGQTPLFGATAPQFDFLAFARVIFASQQGTLVELGIGPIVTAGLLMQLLRGSDILKFDFKKPEERGIFQTATKIVTYIVIVAESIVYAAAVYGPGVSEPYFLYVMIGQLMAASIIIMFLDELIQKGWGLGSGISLFIMAGVAQQILWSLFSPLPAGDGGTIGIIPYLGQSIMTGDLSNVFFRSNQLPSVFGIFLTAGILLILVFTQGMKIEIPIVSTKYRGFSAVYPIKLMYVSNIPVILASALTANAVFIFQMLWANMNPRNNNFFMNFIAQFDPTSPSTPIGGIIYYMTPPRGLDVAALDPMRAVGYVLFMVGIVVVFGRLWVELGGLSPKSAAQNLLDADVQIPGFRRSNKPVEALLNKYIPSVTIIGSMILGLLAGVSDVLGVFGSGIGILLMVDILINYYTQLVREQVEVVMPRLGALLGRK
- a CDS encoding EMC3/TMCO1 family protein; the protein is MDFNFILLFIESIPLQFDIFGGEARQALGSDDPIIKGLILSMFAVSGFGILLNLFNAGVRKKMVDQTKLKRIMKETRGWQKERMAAMRAKDTAKAAELGKKSAYMNKMSMEMMQMNMRPMMITFVPLILIFYFVLPQLFSYTVAISPIPLNVIPGDMFQLTCTAEHAAIEGDPCFGQENSLYLWAWYFLSSIAFSGIIMKLTKTSMDLS
- a CDS encoding 50S ribosomal protein L18 gives rise to the protein MAYSKILRRLREEKTNYKKRGTMLMGKRDFITVNITNENTQVQILKPGMEGDKVVASAHSRYLLEKGWKGSRKSVPAAYLTGYLAGKKALGQGAKDAILYTGTRRYTQRMAAALKGVIDAGVEVPANEETFPPEDRINGEHLTVKNEVSKMKSTIDSEVK
- a CDS encoding uL15 family ribosomal protein, with protein sequence MATRLRKTRRLRGGRHMGWGQVGQHRASGHKGGLGVTGMLKHHWSSTLKYEPDHYGHEAPKRPHPNITKTWTSIRDLDDLFLKLGKEEGGKKIVDLTSAGYEKLLGGGKIANAYSVKVKQFTATAEEKLKAVGGEVLADNG
- a CDS encoding adenylate kinase, with protein sequence MLYLEGNKRIILVGIPGVGKTTILKKMVEILKKHNKTVHVVSFGTLMFEVAKENGIKDRDELRHLPVSKQQHLQKTSAEKIAAYDEQVVIVDTHAFINSPEGYYPGLPEHVLKIIKPTNFVSVSAKPEEIYNRRMKDETRNRDKITLPNINKELDIQSAMISACTVLTGSPVKHILNREGKIDEAIDKIINALGL